ACTATCCTTATGAATTTCTAAAGTATCGCTGCCGTATTCTAGGGCATAGGAAACACGTTCTACCTGGTAAGGTAATTTCCCTTGCTTTCGGATCGGTACAAAACCAGCATTTAATTTTGCCGCCAACAGTGGCGCAAAGAAAAAACCTCTACTCTCTAAACCAACTACTTTGGCTATCTTTTTATCTTTAAGCAAATCATATAAAGCATGGGCTGCTTTTTGAAATGCCTCAGCATCTAGCAACAAAGGTGTAATATCCTTAAAAACAACACCTTGGTTTGGAAAATCGTTAACATCTCTGATATACTTTTTAAAATCCATAATTTTTAGTAGTTCTTATTTTGCTGTAAATTTAAAAAGAAATATATTTGCAGCCCGTTAAGGGGAAATTAAATGGCCTCGTGGCGCAACTGAATAGCGCACTTGATTACGGCTCAAGAGGTTACTGGTTTGAATCCAGTCGAGGTCACGAAATAAATCCCTAAACATACTGTTAATCAGTTGTTTAGGGATTTTTTGTTTTGTTATTTGTACGATTATTGTACGGTAATTGTATTTTACTTCTTAAATATGATAAAAGGACTAGGATATCTTAGTTACCAGTCTTCGTTTAATTTTGATTTTTTCAAACTTAAATTTAGACTTGACGATAATACAGTTACTTTATTTTGAATTACTTGCTTAATCTGTTCCATCATTTCTATTGAATTTTGA
The sequence above is drawn from the Cellulophaga sp. Hel_I_12 genome and encodes:
- a CDS encoding adenine phosphoribosyltransferase, which produces MDFKKYIRDVNDFPNQGVVFKDITPLLLDAEAFQKAAHALYDLLKDKKIAKVVGLESRGFFFAPLLAAKLNAGFVPIRKQGKLPYQVERVSYALEYGSDTLEIHKDSIHPGDKVLVHDDVLATGGTAAAACELITRLGGEIVQCNFLIELDFLNGRNKLKGHNIASLVHY